A single Hypanus sabinus isolate sHypSab1 chromosome 24, sHypSab1.hap1, whole genome shotgun sequence DNA region contains:
- the LOC132380544 gene encoding uncharacterized protein LOC132380544: protein MIRTFCAENESDWNEGINLLLFAVRESVQESLGFSPFELVFGHRVRGPLALLKEQWINKELHTNLLDYVLKFKDRLHKACSLAEENLKLAQEKMKTWYDKDARMRMFKPGDKVLVLFPVQTNPLQTRFHGPYEIVSKINDVDYVVKTPDRRRSTQLCHINMLKPYFEKQSDAVTVVVSENEFDLTRNMIDDSSDFHSKSNIVSVRLPNSTILENIDEKLAHLQLEQRQQMKELIFKYGELFPDVPRRTTIASHDVDVGDAKPIKQHPYRMNMEKCELAEKEIEYMLENNIIRHSNSNWSSPCVMVPKPDGSIRFCTDYRKVNAVTKTDAYPIPRVDDCVDKLERQSSLQRLIY, encoded by the coding sequence atgattaggacattttgtgcggaaaatgaaagtgactggaatgagggtataaacttacttttatttgcagtaagggaatcggtacaggaatctttaggttttagtccatttgaacttgtgtttgggcatagagttagaggacctttagcgttgttgaaagaacagtggattaataaggaactacatactaatttgttggactatgtgttgaaatttaaggacaggttacataaagcttgtagcttagctgaggaaaatttaaagttggctcaggagaaaatgaagacttggtatgataaagacgctaggatgaggatgtttaagcctggagataaggtgttggttcttttcccagtgcagacaaatcctttacaaactagatttcatggtccttatgaaattgtgtctaaaattaatgatgtggattacgtggtaaaaactccagatcgtagaaggtcaacacaactttgccatataaatatgttgaaaccatattttgagaaacaatctgatgctgtgactgttgtggttagtgagaatgagtttgatttaactaggaacatgatagatgattcatctgactttcattctaaatccaacattgtttctgttaggttaccaaattcaaccattctggaaaatattgatgaaaaattagcacatttacagttagagcagagacaacagatgaaggagttgatttttaaatatggggagttgtttccagatgttccgagaaggactactatagcttcacatgatgtagatgttggggatgccaaacctattaaacaacatccatataggatgaacatggaaaaatgtgaacttgctgagaaagaaattgaatacatgttagagaataatatcattagacattctaactcaaattggagttcgccatgtgttatggtgccaaagccagatggtagtattaggttttgtacggattataggaaggtgaatgctgtaacgaaaacagatgcatatccaattcctagagtagatgattgtgtagataagttggaaaggcaaagttccttacaaagattgatttattga